A region from the Rheinheimera mangrovi genome encodes:
- a CDS encoding lipoprotein: protein MKKALLMTTSIAALLTLTGCAVRGPTVWVEPPAYYGPAVIVEPTPVIVVEERHYYQDRHYHKKHKKHKRHYHHD, encoded by the coding sequence ATGAAAAAAGCATTGTTGATGACCACAAGTATTGCCGCACTGCTGACACTGACTGGTTGTGCGGTGCGAGGACCAACGGTCTGGGTTGAACCACCGGCTTATTATGGTCCGGCTGTTATAGTGGAGCCTACACCTGTCATAGTGGTTGAAGAACGCCATTATTATCAGGACAGGCACTACCATAAAAAACACAAAAAACATAAACGTCATTATCATCATGACTGA
- a CDS encoding phytase translates to MKYSLIATLVSAAMLMACQAQSQNTTTTIDTTAVYAELNTTVGQFQSSATALVWQDGKGVVLQQWPGVFRRLKALPQTDGSVLLAAIETESNQLYWWQLQGKTVQRSGKQLVSQLVVDDLCWYQSAENKQLSLFLIGDRGLGEQWLLAQDSNFLAAPLSIRNLNLPTDATACAVDQQKGTLYLAEGATALWSYNAEVEADEGRTLIDVQAPLGKLSGEVKALEFTAGNTLVALQEEPALLQSYQTQGDALVWQQSKAIKALESAEQLGLSAGSLSVVSEEGQHTQLKDKAYQVQAAVLPERATLPMQQLSPTLETVAVSYRGDAIDDPAVWQDAKHPDNSRILATDKRAGVAVYNMKGEQLQFLHVGRVNNIDLRYGLEYQGKKQDIAAATLRADNSVQLFAIDAQGQVNTALKFATPLTDIYGLCLYQSKRSSQTYVFANDKDGTVLQYQISSNGQNWSAKEVRRLKVPSQPEGCVADDQNDLLFLGEEDVGIWRFAADAKADTKGELVIKADADVLVADVEGLALLSIGEPGKAGKPTYLLASSQGNDSYVLFQTTAPYKAVARFRIRLNAELGIDGSSETDGLELTTLSLGKGFEQGAVIVQDGRNRMPEQGQNLKLVPLQQLLNLIPAK, encoded by the coding sequence ATGAAATACTCTTTAATCGCAACTTTAGTCTCAGCAGCCATGCTGATGGCCTGTCAGGCGCAAAGCCAAAACACTACAACAACTATTGATACGACAGCTGTATATGCCGAATTAAATACCACAGTAGGGCAGTTTCAAAGCTCTGCTACTGCCTTAGTCTGGCAAGATGGCAAAGGTGTAGTGCTGCAACAATGGCCAGGTGTATTTCGCCGGTTAAAAGCTTTGCCTCAAACCGATGGCTCAGTGTTATTGGCTGCTATTGAAACCGAAAGCAATCAGCTGTACTGGTGGCAACTGCAGGGCAAAACAGTACAGCGTTCTGGCAAACAGCTGGTCAGCCAACTGGTAGTGGACGATTTATGTTGGTATCAAAGTGCAGAGAACAAACAACTTAGCTTGTTTTTAATAGGTGACAGAGGCTTAGGTGAGCAGTGGTTATTGGCGCAGGATTCAAACTTTTTAGCTGCACCATTATCTATTCGTAATTTAAACCTGCCTACTGATGCCACAGCTTGTGCTGTGGATCAGCAAAAAGGCACTTTGTATCTGGCGGAAGGTGCAACAGCGCTCTGGTCTTATAATGCTGAAGTAGAAGCCGACGAAGGCCGCACTCTGATTGATGTGCAGGCACCTTTAGGCAAACTCAGCGGTGAAGTGAAAGCACTGGAATTCACTGCAGGTAACACTTTAGTGGCGTTACAGGAAGAACCTGCTTTGCTGCAAAGTTACCAAACCCAGGGCGATGCTTTGGTTTGGCAACAGAGCAAAGCCATCAAAGCACTGGAGTCCGCTGAACAGTTAGGCCTGTCTGCCGGCAGTTTGTCTGTGGTCAGTGAAGAGGGTCAGCATACCCAATTAAAAGATAAAGCCTATCAGGTGCAAGCTGCAGTGTTGCCAGAGCGTGCCACTCTGCCTATGCAGCAACTAAGCCCAACTTTGGAAACAGTGGCAGTCAGTTACAGAGGGGACGCCATAGATGACCCGGCTGTTTGGCAGGATGCAAAACATCCAGACAACAGTCGTATTTTAGCCACAGACAAAAGAGCTGGAGTGGCTGTCTATAACATGAAAGGCGAGCAGCTGCAGTTTTTACATGTAGGGCGGGTAAACAATATCGACTTGCGTTATGGCCTTGAGTATCAGGGGAAAAAACAGGATATAGCTGCAGCTACGTTAAGAGCCGATAACTCGGTGCAACTCTTTGCGATAGATGCTCAGGGGCAGGTGAACACCGCACTGAAATTTGCCACGCCTCTGACTGATATTTATGGCTTGTGCCTGTATCAGTCAAAACGCAGCAGTCAGACTTATGTGTTTGCCAATGACAAAGATGGTACAGTGCTGCAGTACCAGATCAGCTCCAATGGCCAGAACTGGAGTGCAAAAGAGGTGCGCCGCTTAAAAGTGCCAAGTCAGCCTGAAGGTTGTGTGGCCGATGATCAGAATGACCTGTTGTTTTTGGGCGAAGAAGATGTTGGGATTTGGCGTTTTGCTGCGGATGCCAAAGCCGATACCAAAGGCGAACTGGTGATTAAAGCCGATGCCGATGTGCTGGTGGCTGATGTGGAAGGTTTGGCCTTGTTGTCTATTGGGGAGCCTGGGAAAGCTGGAAAACCAACCTATTTACTGGCGTCCAGTCAGGGCAATGACAGTTATGTGTTGTTTCAGACTACAGCTCCATACAAAGCAGTAGCGCGCTTTCGTATTCGCTTAAATGCAGAGCTCGGCATAGATGGCAGCTCAGAAACTGATGGTCTGGAACTAACCACTTTGTCATTAGGCAAAGGTTTTGAACAAGGAGCAGTGATAGTGCAGGATGGCCGCAACCGGATGCCGGAGCAGGGGCAAAACTTAAAGCTGGTGCCATTGCAACAATTGCTGAATTTAATTCCCGCAAAGTAA
- a CDS encoding alpha/beta hydrolase family protein, which yields MKRMSILVKQLLMLFTLCWGASAFAATADLADLLAKHDTYTGVKVSPDGKHLGIIVRVDNKKVLLFLSMDGFKPVGQAKFPGSTEVGNYHWVNNERVVISLAETQPWSVAPSFYGELFAINYDGSQGELVFGYRAGEMQTGTKLKVKQAQRAWGEVIDTLSDDEDNILISSTGWSNGGDRYSDVLLLNVYTGKSRKVTRAPVPQSTFLTNSKGEIRVALATNEKNKAELYYFQDKQWNQIPSDKLGDKVGVVAVNNSDDGVILLDQFNASQQGLSELKFKDASRELIYRDPAVEITAVGLTQKERQAYVMRIDDGKPAYLLIKGEQQESSIFKDLLSAFPDQAVSITSQTKDDNIWVVLASSDTNPGTYYLYKRKDNALVKLFDSRPELLGVKLANTEAIQFKSFDQLPVSGFITPAVNGKSKSMVVLIHGGPHGVRDYWGFDSEVHLLSQSGFNVLQVNYRGSGGYGANFEAAGYRQWGAAVQQDIIAATQWAIAQGHADADKVCIMGGSFGAYAAVQSSILSPDLYRCAVGVAGVYDLPMMKTEGDIPLSSFGISYLEDVLGSDAKELDLFSPARRVAELKVPLLIAHGERDKRAPMEQAETLRKALDKHKKTYQWLEFDDESHGFYDPENRSKYFKQVTQFIHQHIP from the coding sequence ATGAAAAGGATGTCAATTTTGGTCAAACAACTGCTTATGCTGTTTACCCTGTGTTGGGGCGCTTCAGCATTTGCGGCCACGGCTGATCTGGCTGATCTACTGGCAAAGCATGATACCTATACCGGAGTGAAGGTTTCTCCGGATGGAAAACATTTAGGCATTATAGTCAGGGTTGATAACAAAAAAGTGTTGCTGTTTTTATCTATGGACGGATTTAAACCTGTTGGGCAGGCTAAATTTCCCGGCAGTACAGAGGTTGGTAATTACCATTGGGTTAACAATGAAAGGGTAGTGATCAGTCTGGCAGAAACTCAGCCATGGAGTGTTGCGCCTTCATTTTATGGTGAACTTTTTGCAATCAATTACGATGGCAGTCAAGGTGAACTTGTGTTTGGATACCGTGCCGGAGAAATGCAAACAGGCACCAAATTAAAAGTAAAACAGGCTCAGCGCGCCTGGGGTGAAGTGATTGATACCTTGTCGGATGATGAAGACAATATTCTGATTTCGAGTACAGGTTGGAGCAACGGTGGCGATCGTTATTCAGACGTGCTGTTACTAAATGTCTACACAGGGAAGTCACGTAAAGTGACCCGTGCTCCTGTACCTCAAAGTACATTTTTGACCAACAGCAAAGGTGAAATTCGAGTTGCTTTGGCAACCAACGAAAAGAACAAAGCTGAACTCTATTACTTCCAGGATAAACAATGGAATCAGATCCCGTCAGACAAATTGGGGGATAAGGTCGGTGTTGTGGCTGTTAATAATTCAGATGACGGTGTGATCCTGCTGGATCAGTTCAACGCCAGTCAGCAGGGATTGTCTGAATTAAAATTCAAAGATGCAAGCCGGGAACTGATTTATCGGGATCCAGCTGTGGAAATTACCGCTGTAGGGCTGACGCAAAAAGAACGTCAGGCTTATGTGATGCGAATAGACGATGGTAAACCAGCGTATTTGCTGATCAAAGGTGAGCAACAAGAATCGTCGATTTTTAAAGATTTGTTGTCTGCTTTTCCAGACCAGGCTGTTTCCATTACCAGTCAAACCAAAGACGATAATATCTGGGTTGTGCTGGCAAGCAGCGATACCAATCCTGGCACCTATTACTTATACAAAAGAAAAGACAATGCGTTGGTGAAGTTATTTGACAGCAGACCTGAACTGTTAGGTGTGAAGTTGGCCAATACAGAAGCAATACAGTTTAAGTCTTTTGACCAGTTGCCAGTGAGTGGATTTATTACACCAGCGGTAAATGGGAAGAGTAAATCAATGGTTGTGTTGATCCATGGTGGTCCTCATGGGGTGCGTGATTACTGGGGCTTTGATTCAGAAGTGCATTTATTGAGTCAGTCTGGTTTTAATGTATTGCAGGTAAATTACCGTGGTTCTGGTGGTTATGGCGCAAATTTTGAAGCGGCAGGTTACCGGCAATGGGGTGCAGCTGTGCAACAGGATATTATTGCTGCCACTCAATGGGCAATAGCTCAGGGGCACGCCGATGCTGATAAGGTGTGCATTATGGGTGGCTCTTTTGGTGCTTATGCGGCAGTGCAGTCTTCTATTCTTTCTCCTGATTTGTATCGCTGTGCTGTCGGTGTCGCAGGTGTTTATGATTTACCAATGATGAAAACCGAGGGGGATATTCCGTTGTCTTCCTTTGGTATTTCTTATCTGGAAGATGTGCTTGGTTCTGATGCTAAAGAGCTGGATCTGTTTTCGCCGGCAAGAAGGGTTGCTGAGTTAAAAGTGCCATTGCTGATCGCTCACGGCGAGCGGGATAAACGAGCGCCTATGGAACAAGCAGAAACTTTGCGTAAAGCTCTGGATAAACATAAAAAGACTTATCAATGGCTGGAGTTTGATGATGAAAGTCATGGTTTTTATGACCCTGAAAATCGCAGTAAATACTTTAAGCAGGTGACTCAGTTTATCCATCAACATATTCCTTGA
- the rlmC gene encoding 23S rRNA (uracil(747)-C(5))-methyltransferase RlmC has product MNCIEFTAGRCRSCVDLLQPYQAQLQAKQLQVQQLLAPFEPQSVLPAVASAEQGFRNKAKMVVSGTSDKPVLGIVNAGRTAVDLSACPLYPAAFEPAFTLIKNFIQRAALTPYQLEQKQGELKFVLLSQSQHSERFMLRFVLRSKNCLASIQKHLPWLMQQWPELEVCSVNLQPVHMAVLEGPEEIVLTQQQLLREELNGIPLYLTPQSFFQTNTAVAAALYATAQQWAAALPGQRLWDLFCGVGGFGLHLASSAQGQVRDLTGIEIAPQAIASATRSAAELGLTAVRFQALDAAAFAKATAQAPDLLLVNPPRRGLGTALCQSVLVLQPAWLIYSSCNPDSLVSDLAVLSKDYQLLKVQLFDMFPHTQHAEVLTLLQRRSA; this is encoded by the coding sequence ATGAATTGTATTGAATTTACCGCCGGACGATGTCGCTCCTGTGTTGATTTACTTCAGCCCTATCAGGCACAACTGCAAGCAAAACAGCTTCAGGTTCAACAATTGCTTGCACCCTTTGAGCCGCAATCCGTGCTACCTGCAGTCGCAAGTGCTGAACAAGGTTTTCGCAACAAAGCCAAGATGGTGGTGAGTGGCACTTCGGATAAGCCAGTACTTGGTATTGTCAATGCCGGGCGGACAGCGGTGGATTTGTCTGCTTGTCCTTTATATCCGGCAGCCTTTGAGCCTGCTTTTACCCTGATTAAAAACTTTATTCAACGTGCCGCCTTAACTCCTTATCAACTGGAACAAAAACAGGGTGAGCTGAAATTTGTTTTGCTAAGTCAAAGTCAGCACTCAGAACGTTTTATGCTGCGTTTTGTACTGCGCTCTAAAAACTGCCTGGCCTCTATTCAAAAACATTTACCCTGGTTAATGCAGCAATGGCCTGAACTGGAAGTGTGTTCGGTCAATCTGCAGCCCGTGCATATGGCAGTGCTGGAAGGGCCGGAAGAGATAGTGTTAACCCAGCAGCAGTTATTGCGTGAAGAGTTAAATGGCATCCCTTTGTATCTGACGCCTCAAAGCTTTTTTCAGACCAATACTGCAGTGGCAGCTGCTTTGTATGCCACAGCACAACAATGGGCTGCAGCCTTACCGGGGCAAAGGCTCTGGGATTTATTTTGTGGTGTCGGTGGTTTTGGTTTGCATCTGGCAAGCTCAGCACAAGGGCAGGTGCGGGATTTAACCGGTATTGAAATTGCTCCCCAGGCTATCGCCAGCGCAACACGTTCAGCCGCTGAGCTGGGCCTGACTGCGGTTCGGTTTCAGGCATTAGATGCCGCTGCTTTTGCCAAAGCCACGGCACAAGCGCCTGATCTGCTGTTGGTGAATCCACCTCGGCGAGGTTTGGGTACAGCGCTTTGCCAGTCTGTATTAGTTTTGCAGCCAGCCTGGCTGATTTATTCCAGCTGTAATCCAGATAGCCTCGTCAGTGATTTAGCTGTATTGAGTAAGGACTACCAGCTGTTAAAAGTACAACTCTTTGATATGTTTCCTCATACTCAGCACGCCGAAGTGCTTACTTTGTTGCAAAGGCGCAGTGCCTGA
- a CDS encoding GspE/PulE family protein yields MAFYQKLLELFQSIHNSERFLDVFPELEAQILQLFSAERITIYQRSCHSQDIYSRFKTGSELTEIRVPVGPQSIAGYVALSKKSVLIKDAYDEQELHLIHPKLNFARQFDQKSGFRTRSVLAVPITEQNVLLGVVQLINAKTVVAFSQDDCDKAIQLAQLLGQKFRYELGATRGPFDYLQHRNLISASQLQQLNQPPQDFATQVNRIITDYKISKEQLGLSLEAFYQVSFIGFEPDKYQLHALNSKLNRSYLLKNHLVILEEQSGKVVIVLTNPNNADTLMEVERATGLLNYDIHVALPDDIDHYIKGQQEDNLTELGDLLNEADDDLTLETLQQEDEGISEETPVVVKLVNRVLMDAQRLNASDIHIESGKGKSSCRVRLRIDGECRELIQIPPAFMPPVVSRIKIMARLDIAEKRLPQDGKFSVKLANKIIEVRVATLPTVFGEGVVMRILASGEALPFDKLQLSPRNYQMMSQMIKHPHGVLLVVGPTGSGKTTTLHAILGQLNTTDKKIWTAEDPVEITQPGLQQVQMNNKSGLTFAVALRAFLRADPDIILIGEMRDKETAHAGIEASLTGHLVLSTLHTNSAPETITRLIDIGIDPINFADACIGILAQRLVRTLCTKCKEAYQPDQIERDYIERHYGLAFAPELELKTPLTLYRTKGCQACDQTGYKGRVGVHELLPVTGKVRQLIYHKASIEQIQHQAIADGMRTLVQDGILKVLAGITDFKQLQAISVFED; encoded by the coding sequence ATGGCGTTTTATCAAAAGTTGTTAGAACTGTTCCAGTCTATCCATAATTCAGAACGTTTTTTGGATGTGTTTCCCGAGCTGGAAGCACAAATACTCCAGCTTTTTTCTGCTGAACGTATCACTATTTATCAGCGTAGTTGCCATAGTCAGGATATTTACTCACGTTTTAAAACCGGTTCAGAACTGACTGAAATCCGCGTGCCTGTAGGGCCACAATCCATAGCGGGTTATGTTGCACTAAGTAAAAAATCAGTGTTGATTAAAGATGCCTACGATGAGCAGGAACTGCATCTGATCCATCCTAAACTGAATTTCGCCCGTCAGTTTGACCAGAAGTCCGGCTTTCGCACCCGCTCTGTGCTGGCCGTGCCTATCACTGAGCAAAACGTATTGTTAGGAGTGGTCCAGCTGATTAATGCCAAAACCGTAGTAGCATTTAGCCAGGATGACTGCGACAAAGCCATACAATTAGCGCAATTGCTTGGGCAGAAATTTCGTTATGAATTAGGGGCAACCCGTGGGCCTTTTGATTATTTACAGCATCGGAATTTAATCTCAGCCAGCCAGCTGCAACAGTTAAATCAGCCTCCACAAGATTTTGCCACACAAGTGAATAGAATCATCACCGACTATAAAATCAGCAAAGAACAGCTGGGATTGTCGCTGGAAGCTTTTTATCAGGTCAGTTTTATTGGTTTTGAACCTGACAAATATCAGTTGCATGCACTGAACAGCAAACTGAACCGCTCTTACCTGCTTAAAAACCATCTGGTGATCCTCGAAGAGCAATCCGGCAAAGTGGTGATAGTGCTGACCAATCCAAACAATGCCGATACGTTGATGGAAGTAGAAAGGGCTACCGGACTATTAAATTACGATATACATGTCGCCTTGCCTGACGATATCGACCACTACATTAAAGGCCAGCAAGAAGATAACCTGACGGAGCTTGGCGATTTATTAAATGAAGCCGATGATGACCTGACGCTGGAGACGCTTCAACAGGAAGACGAAGGGATCTCAGAAGAAACCCCTGTGGTGGTGAAGTTGGTAAACCGGGTTTTAATGGACGCGCAGCGCCTGAATGCCTCCGATATTCATATTGAATCCGGCAAAGGCAAAAGCTCCTGCCGCGTGCGTTTGCGCATTGATGGCGAATGCCGTGAGCTGATTCAAATTCCGCCTGCTTTTATGCCCCCCGTTGTATCGCGTATTAAAATTATGGCCAGGCTGGATATAGCCGAAAAGCGTCTGCCGCAGGACGGTAAATTCAGTGTCAAACTGGCGAATAAAATAATAGAAGTTCGGGTCGCTACTTTACCTACTGTTTTTGGTGAAGGAGTAGTAATGCGGATTTTAGCCAGTGGCGAAGCTTTGCCTTTTGACAAGCTGCAATTGAGCCCCCGCAACTATCAGATGATGTCACAGATGATTAAACACCCACATGGGGTGTTGCTGGTGGTTGGCCCAACAGGTTCAGGCAAAACCACCACCTTGCATGCCATTTTAGGGCAGTTGAATACCACGGACAAAAAAATATGGACAGCTGAAGACCCGGTCGAAATTACTCAGCCAGGCTTACAACAAGTGCAAATGAACAATAAATCAGGCTTAACCTTTGCGGTGGCTCTGCGGGCTTTTTTACGGGCCGATCCGGATATTATTTTAATAGGTGAAATGCGTGATAAAGAAACAGCGCACGCTGGTATTGAAGCATCATTAACAGGCCACCTGGTGTTATCTACATTGCACACCAACTCAGCGCCTGAAACCATTACCCGCTTAATTGATATTGGTATAGACCCTATTAACTTTGCCGATGCCTGCATCGGTATTCTGGCGCAGCGGCTGGTTCGCACTTTATGTACTAAATGCAAAGAAGCCTATCAACCAGATCAGATTGAGCGAGATTATATAGAGCGACATTACGGCTTGGCTTTTGCGCCTGAACTTGAGTTAAAAACACCTCTGACGCTTTACAGAACCAAAGGCTGTCAGGCCTGCGACCAAACGGGCTACAAAGGCCGGGTGGGAGTGCATGAACTGTTGCCAGTCACAGGCAAGGTGCGGCAACTGATTTATCACAAAGCCAGCATAGAGCAAATTCAGCACCAGGCCATTGCCGATGGTATGCGCACTTTAGTACAGGACGGTATTTTAAAAGTTTTAGCTGGCATTACAGACTTTAAACAATTGCAGGCAATTTCGGTATTTGAGGACTAA
- a CDS encoding methyl-accepting chemotaxis protein, whose protein sequence is MRKNLPVTERERTFPKEQQLISSTDIKGTILHCNDAFVSISGFSREELVGKPHNIVRHPDMPEAAFKTMWGYLQQGKPWMGLVKNRCKNGDYYWVNAYVTPVTEHGRVVGYESVRTVPSREQVAHAEQLYKAINSGKNTDNAKSDVPGDLRWASLPLLAAIVSLMLWWAVGPVTAAIGLMATALLGYGLGVYRLKQSLNGLVDLMPTPFTDPLAVASYAKHQGRLGQLEVALLAESAHLNTVLTRIEDSSTRVAVQAEQVRHLSVDAADSIRKQQMQTEQVATAMNEMTTTIAEVSSHVQDTASKADDADALARSGSAVAGQTRGAIKQLQKTVNDISQSVADLAEQTNKIVGAAQIIEQIAEQTNLLALNAAIEAARAGDQGRGFAVVADEVRQLASRTTASTKEIYDIIQQLSTKAKASVLVAENGRKDAELGVTQVEQAEKALEGISQAVSSIASMAGQMAAAVEEQAHVAEDINQQIVSISDLASKSLSQGTAVSESGKDLQNTSEQLHELVERFRKA, encoded by the coding sequence ATGCGCAAGAACTTACCTGTTACCGAAAGAGAGCGTACTTTTCCAAAAGAGCAGCAGCTTATTTCTTCTACTGATATCAAAGGTACGATTTTGCATTGTAACGATGCTTTTGTCTCTATCAGTGGCTTTAGCAGAGAAGAGCTGGTGGGCAAACCTCATAATATAGTGCGGCACCCTGATATGCCTGAGGCAGCATTTAAAACCATGTGGGGTTATTTACAGCAAGGCAAGCCCTGGATGGGGCTGGTAAAAAATCGCTGTAAAAATGGTGATTATTATTGGGTCAATGCATACGTCACTCCTGTCACTGAACATGGTAGGGTTGTGGGTTATGAATCCGTTCGTACTGTGCCCAGCAGAGAGCAAGTAGCTCATGCCGAGCAATTATATAAAGCGATAAATTCCGGCAAAAATACCGATAATGCCAAATCGGATGTGCCAGGCGATTTGCGCTGGGCTTCTTTGCCTCTGCTGGCCGCCATTGTATCTTTAATGTTGTGGTGGGCTGTTGGACCAGTTACAGCAGCTATAGGTTTAATGGCCACCGCTTTATTAGGTTATGGTTTGGGTGTTTATCGACTGAAGCAATCATTAAATGGTTTGGTAGATTTAATGCCTACTCCATTTACTGATCCGCTGGCGGTCGCTTCTTATGCGAAACATCAGGGGCGATTAGGTCAGTTGGAAGTGGCCTTATTGGCTGAGTCAGCCCACTTAAATACGGTATTAACCCGGATTGAGGATTCGTCGACCAGAGTAGCAGTGCAGGCTGAGCAGGTGCGGCATTTATCTGTGGATGCGGCGGATAGTATCCGTAAACAGCAAATGCAGACGGAGCAGGTGGCTACAGCGATGAATGAGATGACAACAACCATTGCTGAGGTGTCCTCTCATGTTCAGGACACGGCCAGTAAAGCCGATGATGCAGATGCGTTGGCCCGCTCAGGTTCTGCTGTGGCAGGACAGACCCGTGGTGCTATCAAGCAGTTACAAAAAACAGTCAATGATATCAGCCAGTCTGTGGCAGATTTGGCTGAGCAAACCAATAAAATTGTCGGTGCCGCCCAAATCATTGAACAGATTGCAGAACAAACGAATTTGCTGGCGCTTAATGCGGCTATTGAGGCGGCAAGGGCTGGTGATCAAGGCCGGGGTTTTGCCGTGGTCGCGGATGAAGTGCGGCAGCTGGCTTCCAGAACTACAGCGTCTACTAAAGAGATTTATGACATTATTCAACAGCTGTCAACCAAAGCCAAAGCTTCAGTGCTGGTGGCTGAAAATGGCCGTAAGGATGCCGAATTAGGTGTTACTCAGGTGGAACAGGCGGAAAAAGCACTGGAAGGTATTAGTCAGGCGGTCAGCAGTATTGCTTCTATGGCCGGACAAATGGCAGCAGCTGTTGAAGAGCAGGCTCATGTGGCTGAGGATATTAACCAACAAATTGTCAGCATTTCAGATCTTGCCAGTAAGTCTTTAAGTCAGGGTACAGCGGTGAGTGAAAGTGGTAAGGATTTACAAAATACCTCTGAGCAACTGCATGAACTGGTGGAACGATTCCGCAAAGCTTAA
- a CDS encoding dienelactone hydrolase family protein, whose translation MQIEQSKVTLTTPTGPMLVYQYQPLAAATANKTWPAILFYSEIFQQTAPIARSAALLASHGFVVLVPEIFHELNPLGTVLAYDDAGKDKGNQDKWTKPLESYDADNQVMLDYLKTLPYVRPEVGAMGVCIGGHLAFRAALNPAIKATYCLYATDLHSDTLPCGEGQQSLNRAADIQGELVMVWGKQDPHVSAEGRQKVYQQLTDAKVRFSWYEYNAQHAFMRDEGERYDAALALQNYQQAVALFFSM comes from the coding sequence ATGCAAATTGAACAGAGCAAAGTCACGTTAACTACGCCAACAGGCCCAATGCTGGTGTATCAGTACCAACCATTAGCCGCAGCTACTGCAAATAAAACCTGGCCTGCTATTTTGTTTTATTCAGAAATTTTCCAGCAAACAGCTCCTATTGCCCGTAGCGCAGCTCTTCTGGCCAGCCATGGTTTTGTGGTGCTGGTGCCTGAAATTTTTCATGAGTTAAATCCGCTGGGCACTGTGCTGGCTTATGACGATGCAGGTAAAGATAAAGGTAATCAGGATAAATGGACTAAGCCGCTGGAGAGTTATGATGCTGATAACCAGGTGATGTTGGATTATTTAAAAACTTTGCCTTATGTCCGGCCTGAAGTAGGCGCTATGGGGGTTTGTATTGGCGGCCATCTGGCGTTTCGTGCCGCACTAAATCCTGCGATTAAGGCCACCTATTGTTTGTATGCCACAGATTTACACAGTGATACTTTGCCTTGTGGTGAAGGACAGCAAAGCTTAAACCGTGCTGCTGATATTCAGGGCGAGCTGGTGATGGTCTGGGGTAAACAAGACCCGCATGTATCTGCTGAAGGGCGGCAAAAAGTGTATCAACAACTGACAGATGCCAAGGTCCGGTTTAGTTGGTATGAATACAATGCTCAGCACGCTTTTATGCGTGATGAAGGTGAACGTTATGACGCAGCTTTGGCATTGCAAAATTATCAGCAGGCCGTGGCTTTGTTTTTTAGTATGTAA
- a CDS encoding SIMPL domain-containing protein, which produces MAQSRSWVAATVIALGMVAGSAILANSLIEFRAMERVVQVKGLSEREVAADTVIWPIKFNDVDNNLTTLVANVERKNEQIQAFLKLQGFSQKEISVAVPQIVDRQAGYYDPNANQMRYTASSTVTVYSSNVDLVHQAMAKLLELSKTGIAIAGQDYDSKPEFIFSGLNELKPDMIAEATRNAREVATKFAADSDSKLGKIKTASQGQFSITDRDSNTPYIKKVRVVATVDYYLSD; this is translated from the coding sequence ATGGCCCAGTCCCGCTCGTGGGTTGCAGCAACAGTAATAGCTTTGGGTATGGTTGCTGGCAGCGCTATTCTAGCTAACAGCTTGATTGAGTTCAGAGCTATGGAGCGTGTGGTACAGGTGAAAGGTTTGTCAGAGCGTGAAGTGGCCGCCGATACCGTTATTTGGCCGATCAAATTTAACGATGTCGACAATAACCTGACCACCCTGGTGGCCAATGTTGAACGTAAAAATGAGCAAATTCAGGCGTTCCTGAAACTGCAGGGCTTTAGTCAAAAAGAAATCTCTGTAGCGGTACCACAAATTGTCGATCGTCAGGCGGGCTATTACGATCCCAATGCCAATCAAATGCGTTATACCGCCAGCTCAACCGTCACTGTGTACAGCAGTAATGTCGATTTAGTACATCAGGCGATGGCGAAGTTACTGGAGTTAAGTAAAACAGGTATCGCCATAGCAGGTCAGGACTACGACAGTAAACCCGAGTTTATCTTCAGTGGTTTAAACGAGTTAAAGCCCGACATGATTGCAGAAGCGACCCGTAATGCCCGGGAAGTGGCCACCAAATTTGCTGCCGATTCAGACAGTAAACTGGGAAAAATTAAAACGGCAAGCCAGGGTCAGTTCAGCATTACTGACCGTGACAGCAATACGCCTTATATCAAAAAAGTCAGAGTGGTAGCGACAGTCGACTACTACCTGTCAGATTAA